aacggaatggatagtgtcgtgaaaggaggatataagaggaacatcaacaaaagcaaaacgaggataatggaatgtagtcgaattaagtcgggtgatgctgagggaattagattaggaaatgagacacttaaagtggtaaaggagttttgctatttggggagcaaaataactgatgatggtcgaagtagagaggatataaaatgtagactcgcaatggcaaggaaagtgtttctgaagaagagaaatttgttaacatcgagtatagatttaagtgtcagggagtcgtttctgaaagtatttgtatggagtgtagccatgtatggatgtgaaacatggacgataaatagtttggacaagaagagaatagaagctttcaaaatgtgatgctacagaagaatgctgaagattagatgggtagatcacatacctaatgaggaggtattgaatagaattggggagaagagaagtttgtggcacaacttgactagaagaagggatcggttggtaggacatgttctgaggcatccagggatcaccaatttagtattggagggcagcgtggagggtaaaaatcgtagagggagaccaagagatgaatacactaagcagattgagaaggatgtgggttgcagtaggtactgggagatgaagaagcttgcacaggatagagtagcatggagagctacatcgaaccagtctcaggactgaagaccacaacaacatgaacacTCAAAACTTGGCACCAAATTTTGAGGTGGTGGTGATAATAATAAAAGGAGTAGTGGAAAGCAAGCCATATTTACTCTCAGATGACATTTTTTGAAAAGATGAAGAAACACACTGAACCAACATTCATTTAAGTGTCAGTGCACTTTGTGAATATTGCCTCAAAGAGACAAGAATTGTTCCCCAAGAAATAATTACAAACAAATATAGTTTCAGGGACTGTGCACAAGCTGCCTACCAAAACTGATGATTGAAGATAATACGCTAGATTTGTTGGTTTTGGCACAGACGATTCTGGTGCATTGTGAAAAACTAATGAACGATTTTCTGAGCTGCATTATGAGACATGATGAAACCTCGATAGCTCGTCCTACTTGTAATAATCCATCATGCAACAATTTTTTCAGTGATTGGGAAGGTCCAGTTCCTGTCCAACTTTGCCTCAGCAATGCACTATTAATGTTGGTATCTGGGATGAGACATTATGATAACGTCCCACTACTTGAACCAAATAATGAAGATGCTATTGCAGATAATTTGTTAATAGCCTCCTTACTTACACTTATATTGGAGGCATTGATCGGTGATGCTGATTTGTGTTGTTGTTTTAACTGGGTTTGTTGTTGTTCATTACGTCTCCCCTCAACTGTCGTAATAGTCTGCCCCAGGTAAGACAGGCCACTTTCACATGGAATGTGGTACGCATTGAACTTTCGGAGATCTAGATCATCTTTAATATTGGGAATAAGACTTTCTATACTACTCAACAGGAGCAGAATACCCTGGATGCATGGTTCTGTAGGAGCCCACCAACCTCTCCAGATATTGGGCCAGTATGAAGTAGATGAGCAATTCTTGGCTTCTCTTTTTGTGTGTTGGTTTCAACCTCTTTTTCAGCCATCCTTGATTTTGATAACAGTGCCCACTTAGGTTGACGATCTGAGTGCATATTCTTTGTAAGTAATTCTTCAGTGTGACTCTCCTAGTCTGTGTTGGTGTTCTATGTAACAAGAGTCTATAGTACCTAATGTCTTTTTGATGACAGTGATGACTTGAGGCGTGAAGATTGAGGACAGTCTGTGTGGTTTTCTGTATATGTTGTGACCCAGGGATCCGTCTGGTTTTCTCGTAACTAATATATTGAGAAAAGGTATCTGGTCACTTTTTTCAAGTTCCACCATGAATTTTTTATTAGGGTGTTCCCAGAAGTGGCCTGGCCCTCTTTTTCAAGttcctccatgaactttaattagGGTGGATAGAGTTTAAATGTTCCAAGAACTCTTAGACTTGTTTTTCTTCCAAGTTGTCATGCCACAAATGTGTTGTTTATGCATTGATTTGATGTTACTCTAGTTTACAATACATTCTGATTAATGTCATTCCTTTTCTGTTCGCTATATACAtgaaccccctcccccttcctgccaccccccccccccaaaaaaaaaaaaaaaaaaaaaatcattccacCACAGCCATTGTTATTTATCACTTCCTCAGGTGAAGAATGACATACTAGTATGAGCAGcaagggttatttggaaagtaaggtccgatttctTAAAAAAACATGAATCATCACAAATCTtttcaataaacagtttttatttaattccttgcTGGTTtctctatttttctacgtagtttccagatttgtttaaacatttgtcaTAACATTCTACAAGCTTTTGTGTCATAGACATCTGCCACCTGTAAGGATAACCACTCTTTAACTACTACTTTCACTTAGGTAGTGGAACAAGTGAAAATTGCTCGgtgccaagtctggactgtatggtgggtggacAATCTGTTAGCACTCAAAAGATCTGACCAAATTTTGAGTGTGAATGGCAGCATTGTCATGCAGCAATGAAACTCCAGACATCAGGAGGCCAAGTCGCTTATTCTGTATTGCACATTGAAGTTTAGTCAGGGTCGTGCAGTAAGCGGCTGCATTTATTGTTGTCCCTTGCTGCATAAATTCGACTAACAAGACTCCACATGGCTAttccagaacacagttgccatatcCTTGCCTACTGAGAATGTCTGCTTGGCCTTCACTATGACTGGTGTTGTTGAGTGATGTCATTGTGTTCCCTGACATTTAGATTCTGTGGCCATGTGAAAAACTCATGTCACCTCCCCTATGACAGTGTTCTCTAAAAACTGGTTGCCTTCCTTGCAATATAGGACCAAAAATCAAGAGCACAAGCCATTATTCTCATTTCATGtttctcagtaagcagcctggaaACTTATTGTGGGCACAATTTGTGAAATTGCAAGTTTTCAGAGACAATTTTTGTGCAAAGTTGTTCCGCCCAAAATTGGAAAATCCAGTGCTAAAGTTGAAATTTTGAATTACCAGTCTTCACGAAACTTTTAGTCTATGGTTTTGACCAAATCTTCTGATATCACTGATGGTTGGCATGATCACGGTTCATCGTGGACATTTTTCTGTCTGTCCTTGAAAGTTTTTACCCACTTATGCAGTTTGCTGTTACGTATTGCATTCGGGCCATACACCTCACTTATCTGTTGATGAATTTCTGCTACTGCaaagtttgttgctgtcagaaactGAATCACTTGACTGTGTTTCCCAGTCAGCAGGTGGATTGATTGTTTTAAACATTTTGAACTGACACTGTAAACAGCACACTGTGACAACACCAATGAAAATGATGTCATTTGATGAGTAAGGCATGCCAGAAGTAAGTGCGCATGCATATTTCAGTGTTCATGTGACATTTGACAAGCTATATGGTGATTTGGACCTCACTCTCTGAATAACCGTCACATAAAATGTCTCTCAACTCTTAGGTCGAAACTATATGGAAAGAGGGAACCATAAGCTGAGTACCTTCAGATAAAGAACTAATGGCTGGAACTGCATATAGATGTAAACagtttgtagcgtgtaacatggtaccAATTAAAAGTGACATTCACCGGTCTTGATGCATACATTGTTACACAGTCCATTGTCAGAACTGAGTTCTGGTTCAGAACCATCTGGCCTCATTGCTTGCACACATTTGTACAGTAAGGTTATAATTGCTGCTCCTCCAgcactccatctacatctacatctgtactctacaaaccaccttacagtgtgtgaaagagggtactttgtgtacctgtGTCACTTTTCCCCCCTCCCTGTTTCAGTTAAGAATGGTTTGCAGGAGAAATAATTGCTGGTAAGTGTCTGTGTTgtctcgaatatctctaatttatCTTCATAGTTCCTTATATATTTTGGAGGAAGCAGCGTATTGGTTGATTCTTCTGTAGTAACGTACGCTCTCTGCAATTTAAAAGTAAACCACACaatgatgcagaacacctctcatGTAGCATCTGCCATGGGAATTGGCTGAGCGTTTCCATAATGCTTTCGCACTTagcaaatgaacctgtaatgaaacataccactgttctttttttcttctctATTTCCTTTATCAAACCTGTATGGTATGGATCACAACTGGTGAGCAGTATTGAGGTATTGGTCGAATGACAGTTTTGTAAGCTAAATCGtctgttaatggactacattttctaaggattctcccaataaatctcaatttAATATTTGCCTTACCCACTATTAAtcttatgtggttgttccacttcaaaTTACTCTGTATGGATAAtgttagatattttatggaagtaactgcttccagtaattGTTCTGTAATCATGTAATCACACTATAAAGAgtctttctgtctgtgtgtgtgcaatacattaattttatttatgtttaggttcagttgtcactccctgcaccaagcgttgaTCCTGTGCAGGTCGTCTTgccttttgctacaattttctagcgtaggACCTTTCTATATAGaacagcatcatttgcgaaaagtCTCGTGGAATTTCCAATGTTATCTACTAAGTcacttatatatactgtgaaaagtatgCTGTGTTCTTGAATTGTACATTTCACAGGCACAATTGATGGCATTATTCATGAATCTTCTGCCAGATGCACCTCCTCAAATTATGCTTTGCAAATAATACTTCTTGTGGCAGATTTATGCAAATTTCTGCCACTTGAAGACCCAGTTTCTTCAAAGTATATATCTGTGGGGATAATTTTCTTCCAATTAACATAACATTTGTTGTGAAACTCGTATTGTACTTTTGTTCATCAATCTGAACACTAAATTCTGCTGCACTGTACATTAAATACATGTAATGCTCTATCATTGACAGTTGATCATGAACTGCAAACAGTGGCAAACTTCATTGTGGACACATCACAGACTGCAGCGGATagggacttggtgcagggagtgacaactgacccttaacatagacaaatgtaatgtattgcgaatacatagaaagaaggatcctttattgtatgattatatgatagcggaacaaacactggtagcagttacttctgtaaaatatctggaagtatgcatgcggaacgatttgaagtggaatgatcatataaaattaattgttggtaaggcgggtgccaggttgagattgaatgggagagtccttagaaaatgtagtccatcaacaaaggagaaaggaggtggcttacaaaacacttgttcaacctatgcttgagtattgctcatcagtgtggggtccgtaccaggtcgggatgacagaggagatagagaagatccaaagaagagtggcgcgtttcgtcacagggttatttggtaagcgtgatagcgttacggagatgtttagcaaactcaagtggcagactctgcaagagaggctctctgcatcgtggtgtagcttgctgtccaggtttcgagagggtgcgtttctggatgaggtatcgaatatattgctttcccctacttatacctcccgaggagatcaagaatgtaaaattggagagattcgagtgcgcacggaggctttccggcagttgttcttcctgcggaccatacgcgactggaacaggaaacggaggtaatgacagtggcacgtaaggtgccctccaccacacaccgttgggtggcttgtgtagtataaatgtagagttaaatgtagatgtagatgtagatgtagatgtagactctttgTGTGTTGTTTCCCACAGTAGCACTATAAACATCGATGCAGCAAGCAGCAGTCTCTTACAGTATACAAACAATATAAAATTCACATCTGATATGCATTGCTCATTTAAGACCTTTAACCACCTGAAATACTCATTTCCACTTACTGGTTCCTgctcttaaaataataataagtttaGGATTTTCTCCCATCTGTATAATTTTAACCTTAAGGCTTTGGGACAGCCTGTGTGTAGAAAGGCACTGCCCTGGAATTTACAGAAAATAATCCTCTCATTATCTTATTGGATTTATGGTGCAATAGAGAGAGAAACTCTTAGATAAATTTCTATTGACAGTTGCTAAAACACATTCTGCCCATTAGTAGTTGTAGGAACCATGCACTACTCTAGTTCGCGTTCTTTGGTGTTCAACGTAACCAACCACCAGCTAAATATTTACACATGGAAGCATATAAAAATCACGATCAGTGCAATTCATATGTCTGTATAAAAAGGCTAtcttcaacttgtacagaaaccaaactacaGGTACATGAGTCCAGGGACATGAAGCAATGCGGTAGGTAACAGTAAAAGAACCAAGgacaaatttggaaagggaattaaagttcacagaGAAGAGAATTGAAAATTTTTGCTGATGAGATTGTGATATTCTGTGAGTTGCCAAAGGTGATGTGAGGTCAGTGTAaagtaatggatagtgtcttgaaaagaagttataacatgaacatcaacataaaTGAGAGTAATTGAATGTACTCAAATTAGGCTATGCTCAGGGAGCAAAATTGTGAAATGGAATGAGACCCTAACAGTAGTAGACAAACTTTTCTattggggcagcaaaataactaatgacagcAAAGAGAAGACAgtacaaaatgcaaactggcagtagcaagaaaagtgtttctgaaaaagagaatttttttaacatctaatataaattaggaagcctttcctgaatatatttgtctggagtgtagcatttaTGGAAGTGACGTGTGGACAACAAACAGACAATACTAAATGGGATTGGGAAGAAACAAAATTCAtggtgcaacttgactaaaagaagggaccaattgatagggcacatcctgaggcatcaaggagcaGTTAATTTGATAACAGAGGGAAGCGTGcacgtccgcagctcgcggtcgtgcggtagcgttcttgtttcccgtgcccgggttcccgggttcgattcccagcggggtcagggattttctctgcctcgtgatgactgggtgttgtgtgatgtccttaggttagttaggtttaagtagttctaagttctaggggactgatgaccatagatgttaagtcccatagtgctcagagccatttgaaccattttttaagcgtgcacgcgcgcctgtgtgtgtgtgtgtgtgtgtgtgtgtgtgtgtgtgtgtgtgtgtgtgtgtgtgtgtgtgtgggcgtgtgtgggcgtgcgtgtgtgcatgggggagggggggggggaggggggtttaaAATTGACGAGAGTGATCAAGGTTGACTGCAGGAAGCAGATGTAGGTTGCTATAGGCATGgaaagatgaagagccttgcacagggtaGACCGGTGCAGAAAGATGAATCAGAATCATTTTCAGACTAAAGACTACATCAACAACAGTGTACAGTTttcagaaatgtcaatagtgagttGCTCTGAAACTATAGGATTGGAACTTACTGTAGGTCAGAGACCAGCAGTTATGGTGGGTATTGCAGCACTATTACCTGTGACACAGGCTGTTCTGACTGTGGCTGCGGCTCGCCTGCAGGCAGGACAGGTGCGGGTAGGTAGAGCACACTGAAGGGCATTCCGCCGGCCCCCCAGCCACGTGATACGAACACATCCCGCTTGCCGGGCAGTGCAGGTGGCGGCATCGCTGTTGCCGCTGCCGTCCACACGCATAGCCATGCCCACACCCACTGTGCACAACGCCGCCTCATCTGCAACACCGTAGGCACATCTCGAGAATAGAGTCTGCCACCTTGCCACCAGTTCTGATGAGCTGCTCTGAGGTAGTTGAACCCAGCGATACCAAATGAGACTTCTGAGCTGTAACGATGTGGCACATGATATCACATGTAAACAAAAAGAAAGTGAAGAAAACACTATTTCAATGTAAAGAAAGCTtcagataatgaagtttttattgccTTGATCACATGTAGGTACACTGGATTATAGTTTCGACGGGACTAAGCTCccatattcagatctgaaatggtgcaaaagtaagaaaaatatttacagttttgtAGCTGTTATCATAAATTAACAATTTCACGTAATTTGTTCTTGACGTGTGCACAGTGTACAGATTATGAAATCCTGCAGTGCGATGAACtacatgtttgtttttgtactgtCGTAATTGGCTATGAATTTGAAATGAAGCACAGTTACCTTTATGTTAGTTGTTATAACAAGTATACAGATTAATTCCACTATATGCCTGAGATAACAGTACATTATTATAAAAAGACAGTAGAACATTGAAAAGTATAACTGTGTCCTCATGCGAGACAGACCTCATCGAGAGGCTGAGCCATACAAGTGTGGCATATCAAGAATTGCAGCAGAGGTCTGGGTTGGTGCCGGCTACATACTACCACATACCAGTCAGGCTAACAGAGTAATACAGAGAAGGACCACCAGATGGCAACAGTctcatgaataataataaatgttttgtaggatttttataaatgtatatgtaaCAGTATTTGAGAGAATGCAATGtgaatcatttaaaatggaatttgGTGCAATTTgagccatataaaatggaaaatacactaggaaaaaatatttcatcaattcttaagataagaaaaattatttCCAGTAAGGCAGTTAACATTAAACATTTGTTACAGGCTAAATGAGTGACTTAAATGGGACACAATCTAAATAACAATATGAGAATTGTTCTTTCTTTTCTGTTGTGGGACCTGTTCATGTATCATGTCCCAGTAGGACATTATGCAAAGAGTTGGTAGACAGTATGCTACTTTATATTTTATTGtatagataaaaatctactcatcaagttgCGGCAGAACACACATATGAAGAGCTGTTGTacttggcaagcttttggagccagtggctccttctttgggcagaagggttgaaggggaaggaagaagggtgagggaAAGACTGGAGAGGtcaaggaaaaggggtagatttcgggaaagtcacccagaaccacagtcAGGGAGAACTTACCATACAGGATGAGAAAGGaagactgcattggatgagatatactgattggcatgactaccaccaaattatcaattaggatgaatgggcgtaggcagagggtgtatactggcaactcgcaatatcctgttgcagagcatgctctacaacatgacattcgtgacctcggcacctgtttcaccacatacACCATCTAGATTCTTCCCTCGGACACCGGTttttcagaactctgcaggtgggaactagcactacaacatgtccttggttctcaccacccactcatcttttcttcactgtaactactctttgcttcactccgttttagttttctacgtcttttagtgtctttcccgtctatttttcaTCAGCCCCTCCCATCtgtgttacgtacaatgcacttagcttgtcactcttattaacttgtgcacgatggtttagtagtaatctgtcttacatattaccctgtcttccatctttaagctctcaggttttcaaatctcatttgatgtagtccccaacaatcagtctttccttgtcatggtaagtctcccctgagctGCAGTTCTGGGTGTCTTTCCCAAAATCTATCCAAGACCTgtgcagtccttttccttcacccttcttgcttccccttcaacccttctgcctgaaggaggagtcactggctcctaaagcttgccaatcacaacagtcttttatgtgtgtgttgtgcCACCACTTTATCAGTAGGTTTTTTATCTATCCTGTTACatattataatacagggtgattcaaaaagaataccacaactttaaaaatgtgtatttaatgaaagaaacataatataaccttctgttatacatcattacaaagagtatttaaaaaggtttttttttcactcaaaaacaagttcagagatgttcaatatggccccctccagacacacgagcaatatcaacccgatactccaactcgttccacactctctgtagcatatcaggcgtaacagtttggatagctgttgttatttctcgtttcaaatcatcaatggtggctgggagaggtggccgaaacaccatatccttaacatacccccataagaaaaaattgcagggggtaagatcagggcttcttggaggccagtgatgaagtgctctgtcacgggctgcctggcggccgatccatcgcctcgggtagttgacgttcaggtagttacggacagataagtgccaatgtggtggcgctccatcctgctgaaatatgaattgttgtgcttcttgttcgagctgagggaacagccaattctctaacatctccagatactgtagtccagttacagtagcaccttcgaagaaaaagggaccaaaaactttattggctgaaatggcacagaaaacgttcaccttaggcgagtcacgttcatactgagttgtttcccgcagattctcagtgccccatatacagacattgtgacggttgactttcccgttagtgtggaaagttgcttcatcactaaacacagtctttgaaatgaaagattcatctgtttccatttgagcaaggataaaatcacagaaatcgattcttttaatcttatcagctgcagacagtgcttgaaccaatttcagatgataaggtttcataactaacctttttcgtaggactctccatacagttgattgtggaatttgcagctctttgctagctctgcgagtcgattttcctgggctgcgaagaaatgcttgctggatgtgtgctacattttcatcactcgttctcggccgtccagaacttttccctttgcacaaacacccattctctgtaaactgtttataccaacgtttaatacaccacctatcaggaggtttaacaccatacttcgttcgaaatgcacactgaacaactgtcgtcgattcacttctgccgtactcaataacacaaaaagctttctgttgagcggtcgccatcttagcatcaactgacgctgacgcctagtcaacagcgcctcaagcgaacaaatgtacaactaaatgaaactttatagctcccttaatttgccgacagatagtgcttagctctgccttttgtcgttgcagagttttaaattcctaaagttgtggtattctttttgaatcaccctgtatgttttttATTGCTTTGACAGTCA
This genomic interval from Schistocerca serialis cubense isolate TAMUIC-IGC-003099 chromosome 8, iqSchSeri2.2, whole genome shotgun sequence contains the following:
- the LOC126416445 gene encoding uncharacterized protein LOC126416445 gives rise to the protein MRRRCAQWVWAWLCVWTAAATAMPPPALPGKRDVFVSRGWGAGGMPFSVLYLPAPVLPAGEPQPQSEQPVSQALTFPNGAEEEDDETDIPEIAEQDAGLPQTAAYRAMELRNARELLQQPLSRKHYSVIPQLFVSYGWGPLGK